A stretch of DNA from Erwinia aphidicola:
AATTTCGATGTGATCCGCGCTTCCTGGGTTGGGGACTATAATGAGCCGTCTACCTTCCTCAGCCTGCTGACGTCCACGCACAGCGGCAACATTGCCCGCTTCAAAAGCAGCGAGTACGACGCGCTGATGGCGCAGGCCAGCCGGGAAACGGATGACAGCGTCCGCAACGATGATTACAACCGCGCCGAGCAGATGATCGCCGACCAGGCGCCGATAGCCCCGATCTATCAGTACACCAACGGCCGCCTGATCAAGCCTTATGTGCAGGGCTACCCGATGACTAACCCCGAAGACGTGGCGTATAGCCGCACCCTGTATATCCTGAAGCACTGACCGCCGGAAAAAGCAGCAGTTCACGCTGCTGCTTATCCCATTGGTTTACGGGTATCACCCGCATAATTGCCCTATCGCGAACAACCCGGTATCCACGATGAAACTGATCTGCCTGCTATCCCTTACCTTGCTCCTCAGCGGCTGTGCCGTAAAACGCTATCCCGCGTCGCCGCCGGTCAGTGCGGTGCAGGCCGACCAGCTCGACTGCAGCGGCATTCAGCAGCAGATCGCCGCGCAGCAGCAGGTGCAGCAGAAAATCGATAAAACCGCTGAGTTTGACGGCCTGACGGTGGTGGGGGCGGCGCTCGACTTCGGCATCGGTAACGGCATTGCCAAAAGCCGGGCGCAGAAAGCCGCTACCCTGCGGGCGCAGCAGCTGCAGCAGCTGGCACAGGCCAGGTGCCACGCGGCGAGCTGAAAATAAACCGAAATAAATCACGAGAGCTGTATCACAGTTCCGCCGCGCCGCGCTTGAGGCGGCGGGATTATGGATTATCGTGTGAACACTGGATTGTTACTGCATTTAAGCAGGCAAAACCTGACCGCTGGAACTGCTCCGGCCGTCAGGTTTTTTTGTTTTCAGGCCGGGAAATGAAAATAGCGAAAGTACTGAATAATAATGTGGTGATCGTCCACGATGCACAGGGCCACGAACAGGTGGTGATGGGGCGCGGGCTGGCGTTTAAAAAACGCAGCGGCGACGATCTCGATCCCGCGCTAGTCGAGAAGACCTTTGCCCTGAAAAGCCAGCAGCTGAGCGGGCGGCTTAGCGAACTGCTGTCCGAAATTCCGCTGGAGGTGGTGATCGCCAGCGAGTGCATTATCGCCCAGGCCCGCCAGCAGCTGAAGGCCCCGCTGCATGAGAGCCTGGCGATTGCGCTGACCGATCACGTGAATTTTGCACTGCTGCGCCATCAGCAAAACTTGCCGATGCGCAACGTCCTGCAGTGGGAGATCCGCAGCCTCTATCCGCAGGAGTACGCGCTGGGGCTGGCGGCGCTGGATATCATCGAACAGCGCCTGCAGGTTCGCCTGCCGGATGATGAAGCCGGTTTTATCGCGCTGCACCTGGTCAACGCCCAGCTGGGCAGTGAGATGCCCGCGGTGATGCATATCACCAAATTTATGCAGGAGATCCTGCATATCGTCAAATATCAGCTGCAGCTCGATTATCAGACCGAGGCGCTGAGCTACAACCGGTTTGTCACCCATCTGAAGTTCTTTTCCCAGCGCATGCTGGGTAAACGCGGTGTCTACAGCGACGATGAATCACTGCACGACGTGGTGCGCGACCGTTATCCCGCCGCCTACAAGTGCGTTGAGAAGATTGACCGGCACATTATGAAAAACTATCAGTACACGCTGGGCAGCGAAGAGCGGATGTTTTTGACCATCCATATTGAGCGCGTCAGGAAAGAGACGCTGTCGCTGAAGGAAGAGCCGGACGAAGCGTAAAAAGGCCGGGCAGAGGTGCCCGGCACAGCATCACTTTAGTGATTCGCCGTGAGTTTTAATCACGTTCTGATACCAGTAGAAGCTTTTCTTGCGGGTGCGCGCCAGCGTGCCGTTACCCTGGTCGTCGCGGTCAACGTAAATAAAGCCGTAGCGCTTGGAGAACTCAGCTTTAGAGGCGCTCACCAGGTCAATCGGTCCCCAGCAGGTGTAGCCCAGCACCTCCACGCCATCCTCAATCGCTTCACGCACCTGCACCAGATGGTCGTTGAGATAAGCGATGCGGTAGTCATCATTGATCGAGCCGTCGGCCTCCACGGTGTCGCGCGCGCCGAGACCGTTTTCAACGATAAACAGCGGTTTCTGATAGCGGTCATACAGCACATTCATCAGATAGCGCAGACCTTCCGGGTCGATCTGCCAGCCCCATTCCGAACTCGCCAGGTGCGGGTTCGGCACCATATTGAGAATATTGGCGCGCTCCTTCTGGTTTTGCTCTTCGTCGGTGGTGACGCAGCCGGTCATGTAATAGCTGAAGGAGATAAAGTCGATCTCGGCGCGCAGGTCCAGGCGGTCCTGCTCGGTAATCTCTAGCGTGATGCCCTGTTGTTTAAAGAAACGCTGCATATAAGCCGGGTAGTAACCGCGCGTCTGCACGTCGCCAAAGAACAGCCAGTCGCGATTCTGCTGCAGGGTTTCCATCACGTCCGCCGGGTCAGGGGTCAGCGGGTAGAGCATCGCCCCCAGCAGCATATTGCCGATTTTACCGTCAGGCACCATGTCGTGGCAGGCTTTCACCGCACGGGCGCTGGCAACCAGCTGATGGTGGATGGCCTGATACACCGCCGGTTTGCCGCTCTCTTCCGGCAGACCCACCCCGGTAAACGGCGCGTGCAGCGACATATTGATCTCGTTAAAAGTCAGCCAGTGTTTCACCTTATGCTTATAGCGCGCAAACACGGTTTTGGCATAGTTGACGAAGAAATCAATGGTCTGACGACTGCCCCAGCCGCCATATTTTTGAATCAGCCCGAACGGCATCTCATAGTGGGAGAGCGTCACCAGCGGAGTGATGTTGTATTTGGCCATCTCATCAAACAGGCGATCGTAAAACGCCAGGCCCGCTTCGTTTGGCTGGGTTTCATCCCCCTGCGGAAAAATGCGCGTCCAGGCGATGGACGTGCGCAGCACGGTAAAGCCCATCTCAGCGAACAGCTTGATGTCTTCCGGATAGCGGTGATAGAAATCAATAGCGAGATCCTTAATGCCAAAATCACCGTCCTTGCGCTCCACGCGCTGACCAAAGATACCCTGCGGCTGCAAATCTGAGGTGGAGATGCCTTTGCCGTCGGTCTGCCATGCGCCTTCGACCTGGTTTGCAGCGACTGCGCCGCCCCAGAGGAAATGTTGTGGGAAACGTTGTGTCATGTTGATCTCCTTATGAAAGATTATTTAATCAGCGTCAGCAGGGGTTCGCCGGCTGCGACTTCACTTTGCTGGCTGGCGGCCAGCACATCGATATAGTCATCGCTATTGCTAATCAGCACCGGCGTGGTCAGGTCATATCCGGCCGCACGAATTGCGGCAATATCAAACTCCAGCAGCAGGTCGCCGACGCGCACCGCATCGCCCTGACTGACGTGCGCGCTAAAGTGCAGACCAGCGAGTTTGACCGTGTCGATACCTACGTGGATCAGCACTTCAGACCCGTCGTCTGCTTCCAGCCCAATGGCATGGTGAGTGCGAAACAGCGAAGCAACGGTGCCGTTAACCGGCGAAAGTACGCGCCCCACGGTGGGCTGGATGCCGATGCCCTTGCCCAGCAGGCCGCTGGCGAAGGTGGCGTCCGGCACCTTTTCCAGTGCGATTACGCTGCCGCTTATCGGGCTGACCAACAGGGATTTGTGCAGCAGCTCAGGAGTGGCAGGCGCCACCGGGACCGCCTTGCTGGCAGGTTCAGCTAGCGCTTCTTCAGGCACACCAAACAGCAGGGTGGCGACGGTGGCAAAGCTGAAGGCGATCAGCGCGCCGACCACGGCCGCCACCACGCTGGCATCAAAACCGCTATTGGGAACGACCTGGCTGAAGGTAAATATCGAGGGCAGGCCAAATGAGAAACTGGTGGTGTGGTAGAAACCGAGCACGGCAGCGCCCATTGAGCCTCCGACACAGCCGAAGATAAACGGCCGGCGCTTGGGCAGTGTGACGCCATACACCGCCGGCTCGGTAATACCAAACAGGCTGGCGCTGAAGGCGGAAGCGGCAATCCCTTTCATTCTGGCATCACGCGTGCGCAGCAGTACGCCAAGGGTAGCTCCGGCTTGGCCGAGTATGGCCGGCATCAGCAGCGGCAGCAGCGTATCGGCACCCTGTACCGCAAGGTTATTGAGCATAATCGGCACCAGGCCCCAGTGCAGGCCGAAAATAACGCACACCTGCCAGAACGCCCCCATAAACGCACCGGCAAACGTCGGGCTGAAGCTGTAAGCGTGCAGATACCCCGCTGCCAGCATCTTGCTCAGCCAGGTTGCCGCCGGGCCAATCAGCATAAAGGTCACCGGCACAACAATCGCCAGGCAGAGAAGCGGGGTGGTGAAGTTACGCACCGCCCCAGGCAGGCGATCGTGCACCAGGCGCTCAATCTGGCAGGAGAACCAGGCGGCGAAGATAATCGGGATCACCGACGAACTGTAGTTAATCAGGATCATCGGAATGCCGAAGAAGTGCAGCGGCGCCGCGCCGCTTTGTGCGGCGGTGAAAGCGGCCAGCATCTGCGGATGGACCAGGGCAGCGCCGATGATCATGGTGGTGAAGGCATTGCCGCCAAACTTTTTACCGGCGGTATACCCCAGCAGAATCGGCAGGAAATAGAACACGGCATCGCTGGCGGCGAACAGGGTTTTGTAAGTCCCGGTCGCCTCGCGGGTCAGGCCAAACGCCAGTGCCAGAGAGAGCAGCCCCTTAAGGATACCGCACGCTGCCATTACGCCGACGAACGGGGTAAAGATGCCGGAAACGATATCAATGAAGCGGGCAAACAGGGCGCTTTTCTCTGCGCTGCTATCATCACTGCGGCTCTCCTCGCCCAGTCCGGCGGCAGCGATTAACGCCTGATAGACCTCGCCGACGTGGTTACCAATCACCACCTGATACTGCCCGCCGCTCTCCACCACCATAATCACGCCGGCATTCTGCTTCAGCGCGGCGGTGTCTGCCCGGCGGCTGTCTTTCAGCTTGAAGCGCAGGCGGGTCGCGCAGTGCATCACCGAACGGATATTCTCTTTGCCGCCGACGCCCTGCAAAATTTCTTCTGATAAAACCTGGTACTTCATGGTGTGCTCCTGGTTTTGACATCTTGTCTGAGGGCCGTTGCCGAATTCAGGCCAAAAAAAAACCTAAACCGCTTCGTTAACGCCGTAGGGGCGAAAGAAGCGGTTTAGGTTTTGCCTGAGATTCAGTAACAATCCTGTTTTGCTGCGCTGATATTTCCCCAGCGGCTGGCTGTTAGCAAGGGGAGAGGGCGGGAATAACTTAATTTCGTGAGGCCGATCGCCTTTTAGCGCCCGGAGCAGGTTTGGAAATTGTCACCATTTTTAACCGCAGTCGCTAATTGTCAGATTTTGCTTAGGTGCCAGTACAGGCTAGACTGTATCGCATTGATTATGTTGAAACCGGGGTGAGCGTGGACGTTATTGCAGGTAAAGCACTACAGGTATCGGATGCCATTATTTCATGTCAGTTAGATGGTAAGGGCGGGCTGATCCCGATTAATGACAGCGAGGTGCTCGACTGTGACCGCCCATGCTGGCTGCACCTCAACTATACCCACCGTGATAGCGCCGACTGGCTGATGTCGACCCCGCTGATCCCGGACAGCGTGCGCGACGCGCTCGGCGGCGACAGCATGCGCCCGCGCGTCAATCGCCTCAGCGATGGCACAATGATCACGCTGCGCAGCGTGAATCTGAACACGGACTCACGCCCGGACCAGCTGGTGGTGATCCGCGTATTTATCAACGACAGGCTGATTGTCTCAACCCGCCGCCGCAAAGTTTTTGCCATCGATGAAGTGCTGACCGACTTAAAAAATGGCAACGGTCCCACCGATGGCGGCAGCTGGCTGGTGGACGTTTGTGATGCCCTGACCGATCACGCCAGCGAATTTATCGAAGATCTGCATGACAA
This window harbors:
- the licT gene encoding BglG family transcription antiterminator LicT, whose amino-acid sequence is MKIAKVLNNNVVIVHDAQGHEQVVMGRGLAFKKRSGDDLDPALVEKTFALKSQQLSGRLSELLSEIPLEVVIASECIIAQARQQLKAPLHESLAIALTDHVNFALLRHQQNLPMRNVLQWEIRSLYPQEYALGLAALDIIEQRLQVRLPDDEAGFIALHLVNAQLGSEMPAVMHITKFMQEILHIVKYQLQLDYQTEALSYNRFVTHLKFFSQRMLGKRGVYSDDESLHDVVRDRYPAAYKCVEKIDRHIMKNYQYTLGSEERMFLTIHIERVRKETLSLKEEPDEA
- a CDS encoding glycoside hydrolase family 1 protein — translated: MTQRFPQHFLWGGAVAANQVEGAWQTDGKGISTSDLQPQGIFGQRVERKDGDFGIKDLAIDFYHRYPEDIKLFAEMGFTVLRTSIAWTRIFPQGDETQPNEAGLAFYDRLFDEMAKYNITPLVTLSHYEMPFGLIQKYGGWGSRQTIDFFVNYAKTVFARYKHKVKHWLTFNEINMSLHAPFTGVGLPEESGKPAVYQAIHHQLVASARAVKACHDMVPDGKIGNMLLGAMLYPLTPDPADVMETLQQNRDWLFFGDVQTRGYYPAYMQRFFKQQGITLEITEQDRLDLRAEIDFISFSYYMTGCVTTDEEQNQKERANILNMVPNPHLASSEWGWQIDPEGLRYLMNVLYDRYQKPLFIVENGLGARDTVEADGSINDDYRIAYLNDHLVQVREAIEDGVEVLGYTCWGPIDLVSASKAEFSKRYGFIYVDRDDQGNGTLARTRKKSFYWYQNVIKTHGESLK
- the bglF gene encoding PTS beta-glucoside transporter subunit IIABC, coding for MKYQVLSEEILQGVGGKENIRSVMHCATRLRFKLKDSRRADTAALKQNAGVIMVVESGGQYQVVIGNHVGEVYQALIAAAGLGEESRSDDSSAEKSALFARFIDIVSGIFTPFVGVMAACGILKGLLSLALAFGLTREATGTYKTLFAASDAVFYFLPILLGYTAGKKFGGNAFTTMIIGAALVHPQMLAAFTAAQSGAAPLHFFGIPMILINYSSSVIPIIFAAWFSCQIERLVHDRLPGAVRNFTTPLLCLAIVVPVTFMLIGPAATWLSKMLAAGYLHAYSFSPTFAGAFMGAFWQVCVIFGLHWGLVPIMLNNLAVQGADTLLPLLMPAILGQAGATLGVLLRTRDARMKGIAASAFSASLFGITEPAVYGVTLPKRRPFIFGCVGGSMGAAVLGFYHTTSFSFGLPSIFTFSQVVPNSGFDASVVAAVVGALIAFSFATVATLLFGVPEEALAEPASKAVPVAPATPELLHKSLLVSPISGSVIALEKVPDATFASGLLGKGIGIQPTVGRVLSPVNGTVASLFRTHHAIGLEADDGSEVLIHVGIDTVKLAGLHFSAHVSQGDAVRVGDLLLEFDIAAIRAAGYDLTTPVLISNSDDYIDVLAASQQSEVAAGEPLLTLIK
- the zntB gene encoding zinc transporter ZntB, coding for MDVIAGKALQVSDAIISCQLDGKGGLIPINDSEVLDCDRPCWLHLNYTHRDSADWLMSTPLIPDSVRDALGGDSMRPRVNRLSDGTMITLRSVNLNTDSRPDQLVVIRVFINDRLIVSTRRRKVFAIDEVLTDLKNGNGPTDGGSWLVDVCDALTDHASEFIEDLHDKIIELEDAVVDQQIPPRGELSLIRKQLIIMRRYMAPQRDVFSRIASERLTWMSDDDRRRMQDISDRLGRGLDDLDASVARTGVLSDEISTVMAEAMNRRTYTMSLMAMVFLPTTFLTGLFGVNLGGIPGGGWRYGFGAFCLLLVVLVLGVAWWLKKRKWL